In one window of Timaviella obliquedivisa GSE-PSE-MK23-08B DNA:
- a CDS encoding carbohydrate ABC transporter permease: protein MTTVPREQTKRHFPPAIVHQLLQRIVLPLAILLTVVFCLTPILWQLLTSFKVNADISSVPTVYIPHRYTLSHYVELFSRRPLINYLLNSVLVATLSSILALGFGAPAAYALARLKLEGESIILAAILIVTLFPPILLFLGLLEVVRYLHLANNYLVLIIPYTAINLPLTILVMRSFFQDLPKDLEDAARVDGYSTGRMLLEIVLPMTIPALVTTGILTFIAAWNEFIFALTFITQESMKTIPVASAQLAGASPFEIPFGPIAAATVLGTLPLVVLVLFFQRRIVQGLTAGAVKG from the coding sequence ATGACAACAGTTCCACGTGAGCAGACTAAACGACACTTCCCTCCTGCGATCGTTCACCAACTCCTCCAGCGAATTGTCTTACCACTGGCAATTCTTTTAACGGTGGTATTCTGTTTGACTCCAATACTTTGGCAATTACTAACTTCATTTAAAGTAAATGCTGATATTTCCAGTGTTCCTACCGTCTATATTCCCCATCGGTACACCCTTAGTCACTACGTCGAACTATTTTCGCGTCGTCCTTTAATTAACTACCTGCTCAACAGCGTTCTCGTCGCCACACTCTCAAGCATTCTTGCCCTAGGATTCGGTGCTCCTGCTGCCTATGCCTTGGCTCGTCTCAAACTCGAGGGTGAGAGCATAATTTTAGCAGCTATTCTCATCGTCACCTTATTTCCGCCTATTCTACTTTTTCTCGGGTTGCTAGAAGTCGTTCGATACTTGCACTTGGCTAATAATTACCTAGTTCTAATCATTCCTTACACTGCGATTAATCTACCTCTAACGATTCTAGTCATGCGGAGTTTCTTCCAAGATCTTCCCAAAGATCTAGAAGATGCTGCCAGGGTGGATGGCTACAGCACTGGGCGGATGTTGCTAGAAATCGTTTTACCCATGACAATTCCAGCGCTTGTTACAACAGGTATCCTCACATTTATTGCAGCCTGGAATGAATTCATTTTTGCTTTGACCTTTATTACACAAGAGTCTATGAAAACGATTCCAGTTGCAAGTGCACAACTCGCTGGTGCTTCACCTTTTGAAATTCCCTTTGGTCCAATTGCGGCTGCAACCGTTCTGGGCACCTTACCCTTAGTGGTGCTTGTGCTGTTCTTTCAACGTCGAATTGTGCAAGGTTTAACGGCAGGAGCAGTGAAGGGATAA
- a CDS encoding ABC transporter ATP-binding protein produces the protein MDKKLELINLSKAYTPQIVPVKQMNLSVSQGEFLTLLGPSGCGKSTILRLIAGLEQPTSGQIMMNQRNITRLRPGDRNIAMVFQSYALYPHMTVYNNIASGLKLQRIAATEIKQRVNEVGDFLGLQVLMNRKPGQLSGGQRQRVAVARALVRRPDVFLLDEPLSNLDALLRERVRAELRQLFEQQNAPVVYVTHDQTEAMTLSTKVAVLDNGFLQQLDTPERIYSQPANQFVAGFIGSPQMNFLKLHHEGNTALFGNTRIPLPLDLTLSTSSQEIILGIRPEHLTLAASEDPQTIKGQVFLIENLGMHNLLSVRVQNPLGEPNTLRVLLRASEGISSGQTIMLTLPTQSIHWFDGATGDRL, from the coding sequence ATGGATAAGAAACTTGAACTGATAAATTTGTCTAAGGCGTATACACCACAGATAGTTCCTGTTAAACAGATGAATCTGAGTGTGAGCCAAGGAGAATTTTTAACCTTATTAGGACCATCAGGATGCGGTAAGTCAACCATTTTACGATTGATTGCTGGATTAGAGCAGCCGACTAGCGGACAAATCATGATGAACCAACGCAACATCACTCGACTAAGACCTGGCGATCGTAATATTGCTATGGTTTTCCAAAGCTACGCGCTCTACCCGCACATGACTGTATATAACAACATTGCTTCCGGCTTAAAGCTGCAAAGAATTGCTGCAACAGAAATTAAACAACGGGTTAATGAAGTTGGGGATTTTTTAGGCTTACAGGTCTTAATGAACCGCAAACCGGGTCAGCTTTCGGGTGGACAACGGCAGCGTGTCGCTGTGGCACGAGCGTTAGTTCGTCGTCCTGATGTATTTTTGTTAGATGAACCCCTCAGCAACTTAGACGCTCTCTTGCGAGAACGTGTGCGGGCTGAGTTAAGGCAGTTGTTTGAGCAACAAAATGCGCCAGTGGTTTACGTGACTCATGATCAAACAGAGGCGATGACTCTTTCAACTAAAGTAGCAGTACTTGATAACGGATTCTTACAACAGCTTGATACGCCGGAACGCATCTATTCTCAACCTGCGAATCAATTTGTGGCAGGTTTCATTGGCAGCCCACAAATGAACTTTCTGAAGCTTCACCATGAAGGCAATACAGCACTTTTTGGCAATACTCGGATTCCTCTACCTCTTGACCTGACCCTCTCTACATCTTCTCAAGAGATTATCTTGGGTATCCGACCAGAACATCTTACCCTTGCAGCGTCTGAAGACCCACAAACTATCAAAGGTCAGGTGTTCTTGATTGAGAATCTGGGTATGCACAATTTACTCAGTGTACGAGTCCAAAATCCATTGGGAGAACCGAATACCTTGCGCGTCCTCCTGAGAGCGTCTGAAGGGATTAGCAGCGGTCAGACCATAATGCTGACACTGCCAACTCAATCGATTCATTGGTTTGATGGAGCAACGGGCGATCGCCTCTGA
- a CDS encoding ABC transporter substrate-binding protein, whose product MKKLMPCSRTLLNLWRRSKLFRGTSLLAVCLLSSLLVAISATSQPVILTFLMNAPEVEPLRPIIQEFEQQNPGIRLNMVEGPLASNLIEDLNTSAFLLGDSPYDLINLDVTWTSKFAAAGWLKDLSSLISDTELTAFLPADIDGGRYNGKIYRLPWRTDAGMLYYRKDLLEQAELQPPKTFTDLVQAATILQKNNAVQWGYVWQGRQYEGVVAMFMEVLQGNNGFWINSETKEVGLDQPQAIAALQFLVNTIQQGISPSGVITYQEDEPRRLFQSGNTLLMRNWPYAWTLLNAEDSLVKGKVGIKPMVHASGYDSAACLGGWGWGISSTTKHPQEAWKAVQFLTSEAAQRQVVLNTGYLPSRRVLYNDPQILEKYSFFPIMLQVLDNAVLRPPIAQYAQTSDILQRYLSAALSGRMSSQAAMQAAATETRSLLNNGNKA is encoded by the coding sequence ATGAAAAAACTTATGCCGTGTAGCAGAACTCTTTTAAATCTGTGGCGACGATCTAAATTATTTCGGGGTACTAGCTTGCTCGCGGTGTGCCTGCTGAGTAGTTTACTGGTGGCTATATCTGCAACATCGCAGCCAGTCATACTAACTTTTTTGATGAATGCACCCGAGGTTGAACCCTTAAGACCTATTATTCAGGAATTTGAGCAGCAAAATCCAGGAATTCGTCTCAATATGGTCGAAGGTCCACTTGCCTCAAATCTGATCGAAGATCTAAATACTTCAGCTTTTTTACTAGGAGACTCGCCTTACGATCTGATCAATCTAGATGTAACATGGACTTCCAAATTTGCCGCCGCTGGCTGGCTTAAAGATTTATCTAGTCTAATCTCTGATACAGAACTGACAGCGTTTTTACCCGCCGATATAGACGGTGGACGCTATAACGGTAAGATATATCGTTTACCTTGGCGTACAGATGCAGGAATGCTTTACTATCGCAAAGATCTCTTAGAACAAGCAGAACTGCAACCCCCAAAAACATTCACTGATCTTGTACAGGCTGCAACAATATTGCAAAAGAACAATGCAGTTCAATGGGGCTACGTTTGGCAAGGTCGACAGTATGAAGGTGTTGTTGCCATGTTTATGGAGGTGCTACAGGGTAACAACGGGTTTTGGATTAATTCTGAAACGAAAGAGGTTGGTTTGGATCAACCGCAAGCGATCGCCGCTCTTCAGTTTTTAGTCAATACCATTCAACAGGGCATCTCACCGAGCGGAGTGATTACCTATCAAGAAGACGAACCTCGTCGTTTATTTCAAAGCGGTAATACGCTTTTGATGCGCAATTGGCCTTACGCTTGGACGTTGCTGAATGCTGAAGATTCTCTGGTTAAGGGCAAAGTGGGAATCAAGCCTATGGTTCATGCTTCTGGCTATGACAGTGCTGCTTGTTTGGGAGGATGGGGATGGGGTATTTCTAGTACTACAAAGCACCCTCAAGAAGCTTGGAAAGCGGTGCAATTTCTCACCAGCGAAGCGGCTCAACGTCAGGTTGTCTTGAATACTGGCTATTTACCCAGCCGTCGAGTGCTTTATAACGATCCTCAAATATTAGAAAAATACAGCTTTTTCCCGATCATGCTACAAGTATTAGATAATGCAGTTTTGCGTCCTCCCATTGCTCAATATGCTCAAACCTCTGATATTTTGCAACGATATCTCAGTGCTGCCCTGTCAGGGCGAATGAGTTCACAAGCGGCTATGCAAGCCGCTGCAACCGAAACGCGATCGCTATTAAACAATGGCAATAAAGCCTAG
- a CDS encoding sugar ABC transporter permease, with protein MRSQERIIGWGLLIPALLILSLVFAYPIGRAFWQSLFTQNLGTELEPVFSGLHNFGRMIQDGRFWQSLWNSIVFTGASVILELILGMGIALVLNQSFQGRGVVRTIAILPWALPTALIALAWTWIFNDQYGIVNDILLRLGLINAGVNWLGDPTLAMISVIVADVWKTTPFISILLLAGLQSISNDLYEAHAIDGASSWQSFHQITLPLLVPQIVIALVFRFAQAFGSFDLIAVMTGGGPGGATEMVSLYIYTTVMRYLDFGYGAALVVVTFVLLIVVVAIANFCLNQSKIRISGDHQ; from the coding sequence ATGCGCTCACAAGAACGAATAATAGGTTGGGGATTACTCATTCCTGCCTTGCTGATTTTGTCACTGGTGTTTGCTTACCCGATTGGTCGAGCCTTCTGGCAGAGTTTGTTTACCCAAAATCTAGGAACTGAGTTAGAGCCTGTATTTTCAGGTTTGCACAACTTTGGACGGATGATCCAGGATGGAAGGTTTTGGCAGAGCCTATGGAACTCGATCGTCTTTACTGGAGCGTCGGTTATTTTAGAGTTGATTTTAGGAATGGGGATTGCTTTAGTCCTCAACCAATCCTTTCAAGGACGGGGCGTTGTCCGCACGATCGCCATATTGCCATGGGCATTACCTACCGCTCTAATTGCCTTAGCGTGGACGTGGATCTTCAATGATCAATACGGTATCGTTAATGATATCTTGCTTCGTTTAGGACTGATCAATGCAGGCGTTAACTGGTTGGGCGATCCAACACTGGCAATGATTTCAGTGATTGTAGCAGACGTGTGGAAAACAACACCGTTTATTAGTATTTTGTTGTTAGCAGGCTTACAGTCAATTTCCAACGATTTGTATGAGGCGCACGCTATTGATGGTGCAAGTTCTTGGCAAAGCTTTCATCAAATTACGCTGCCATTATTGGTGCCTCAAATTGTGATTGCTCTAGTATTTCGCTTTGCTCAGGCGTTTGGTAGCTTTGACCTGATTGCAGTGATGACAGGCGGCGGTCCCGGTGGGGCTACTGAGATGGTTTCTCTTTACATTTATACAACGGTGATGCGCTACCTGGATTTTGGTTATGGTGCAGCGTTGGTGGTTGTGACCTTTGTGCTGTTGATTGTGGTGGTGGCGATCGCTAATTTCTGTCTCAATCAATCTAAAATTAGGATATCTGGAGATCATCAATGA